Genomic DNA from Ruminococcus sp. OA3:
CCCGGATGTCAGCCAGAACTCCAGTGCACTGTCCACCAGGTTCGTCATCTCTGTGCGGTCATAAACACGGGAGGCATAAGGAATACGGTCTCCCTCCTCAAAACATTTCATCTTATTATGATATTTATCACAGTAAGCGCCCACCATCTGCAGAATCTGCTCTTTCGCTTCCTGCTCTGTCATTTGTTCAAACATCTTTTTCATTCTCCTGTTTCTTCAAACTTTCTGATCTGATCTTCCATACAGGTACAGACATCTTTACCTTCCAGATAGGCCCTGGACCATTCTACTGTATGTTCAATAGCTTCCCTCACGTGCCAGCGCGGTTTCCATCCAAAGACCTGCTTCATCCTTGAGCAGTCCAGCTTCAGGAAATTAGCCTCATGCGGCCCATCCTCCGACTGGCTGATCCAGGTCTGTCCTTCTCCCCACGCTTCACAGAACATATCCACCAGCTGTCCGGTGGTCACACAGTCCTCATCATCCGGTCCCACATTATAAGATCCCGCAAACTGATTGTCCTCATACTGTCTCTGTGCGATCAATAAATATGCCGTCAGGGGCTCCAGCACATGCTGGAATGGTCTCGTAGAGTGCGGATTGCGGACCCTGATCGGTTCTTTCATCGCTGCAGCCCGGATACAGTCCGGAATAATGCGGTCGTTTGCGAAGTCTCCGCCTCCGATGACATTTCCGGCACGTGCGGTGGAAACAGCAGTCTTCCCATCTGCGAAGAATGAATTCCTGTAACTGTGCGTGACCAGCTCCGAACAGGACTTGCTGTTGGAATAAGGGTCAAAACCATCCAGTGCATCGGTCTCCCGGTATCCCCATTCCCACTCATGATTTTGATATACTTTATCTGTAGTAACATTCAAAAAGGAACGCACACTGCCACACTGCCGCACACATTCCAGAATATTGACCGTCCCCATAACATTTGTCTCATACGTGTAGACGGGATTCATATAGGAATCCCGCACGATCGGCTGTGCTGCCAGATGAAACACAAGCTCTGGCCGCACCGTATTCATCACCTCTGACAGATGCTTAAAGTCCCGGATGTCTCCGGTCACCGATTGCATCTGCTGCTCTATCCCGCACACAGAAAAAAGATTCGGCTGTGTCGGCGGCTCCAGGGAATATCCCGTCACCCGGGCCCCTGCACCGATCAGCATGCGGCACAGCCAGCTGCCTTTAAAACCGGTATGCCCCGTAACCAATACATTTTTCCCTCTGTAAAAATCCAAATTCACCATCACTGCCACACTTTCCATGGCGCCCTCCCGGACAGCCACATTTCCTCAAGTTTTTCTTTCTCACGCATCGTATCCATGCACTGCCAGAAACCGCTGTGCCGGTATGCGTTTAACTGCCCGCGGCGTGCGGCCTCCTCCAGCGGATATCGCTCAAACACCGTCTCATCACCCTCGATCAGGTCTATGATCTCCGGTTCCAGCACCATGAAGCCTGCATTAATCCAGCCGCCGTCCTCTTTTTTCTTCTCCTTGAAATTTGTGATCGTCCCGTCTTCCAGGATATCCAGCACGCCAAAACGACCGTCCGGCTGCGCCGACGTGATCGTCGCCATTTTTCCGTGTGTATGATGAAATTTTACCAGTTCTGCGATATTGACATCCGAGACACCGTCACCATAGGTGAGGAGAAAGGTATCTTCTTCCAGATATTCACGGATTCTCCTGATACGGCCCCCCGTCATTGTCATAAGCCCCGTATCAATCAGTGTTACCTTCCACGGTTCTGATATATTATTATGTACAATCATCTTATTTTCTTTTGTAAAGTCAAACGTGATATCACTGTTGTGCAGATAATAATCCGCAAACCACTCTTTGATCACATGCTGCTTATACCCGCAGCAGATAATAAATTCATTGTAGCCATAATAAGAATACAGCTTCATAATATGCCATAAAATCGGCTTTTCACCGATCTCTATCATCGGTTTTGGCTTCAGATGGCTTTCTTCGCTGATTCTCGTGCCGAATCCACCTGCCAGAATTACAACTTTCATTCGTTCTCCATCCCAACTTTTGTAAGATTATTCATACCCCTACTATACTACAAAATAAGCGTCAAGAAAATGATTTTCTGCTATTGTTTCAGCATCCTCAGTTCCTCCAGTGCAATACAGTTTGGCATGGAGTTCTCCTGTACCTCCCGGAAACATTTCGCATATTCCATCCAGCACACAGACTCCACCTCTTCTGTCTGAAGGCACAACTTACTGATATCAACATCCTTCCACAGCAGATAGACTCTGCTGACCTGATTGTCGCGGAATATACGCCCG
This window encodes:
- the rfbG gene encoding CDP-glucose 4,6-dehydratase, yielding MESVAVMVNLDFYRGKNVLVTGHTGFKGSWLCRMLIGAGARVTGYSLEPPTQPNLFSVCGIEQQMQSVTGDIRDFKHLSEVMNTVRPELVFHLAAQPIVRDSYMNPVYTYETNVMGTVNILECVRQCGSVRSFLNVTTDKVYQNHEWEWGYRETDALDGFDPYSNSKSCSELVTHSYRNSFFADGKTAVSTARAGNVIGGGDFANDRIIPDCIRAAAMKEPIRVRNPHSTRPFQHVLEPLTAYLLIAQRQYEDNQFAGSYNVGPDDEDCVTTGQLVDMFCEAWGEGQTWISQSEDGPHEANFLKLDCSRMKQVFGWKPRWHVREAIEHTVEWSRAYLEGKDVCTCMEDQIRKFEETGE
- the rfbF gene encoding glucose-1-phosphate cytidylyltransferase, which encodes MKVVILAGGFGTRISEESHLKPKPMIEIGEKPILWHIMKLYSYYGYNEFIICCGYKQHVIKEWFADYYLHNSDITFDFTKENKMIVHNNISEPWKVTLIDTGLMTMTGGRIRRIREYLEEDTFLLTYGDGVSDVNIAELVKFHHTHGKMATITSAQPDGRFGVLDILEDGTITNFKEKKKEDGGWINAGFMVLEPEIIDLIEGDETVFERYPLEEAARRGQLNAYRHSGFWQCMDTMREKEKLEEMWLSGRAPWKVWQ